AACGCCGGCGGAAAAGTTTGCGATGGTTTTTCATGTCACCAACAGGCTTTTGAAATACATAGAAAGGATGAGTGCAAAAAGCAACAACGATATTATTTGACTGTATTGACACAAAAGATGAGTCTAGGAAAAGGTGGAATTTTCATTATGCAGGTGAGGTCAAAATGTAATTGCGTTGCTAACGTGATAAGGAGAATAACTATTGAAaagtttcttaaattttaacttaatgtataatattgtctctaaattttttatttattcaatatagtttatgaactttagtttaatatgtaatgtgatttatgaattttgatttattcaataaaattcctaaacttttaggaGATGTGTAATTTAGctcctaaattatataaaaatataaccTTTGAACTTAAATCAGGGGAACGATATAAAATTAGAtattttatatagtttagggaacatattgaatatttaacaaaaaaattatatacatcattgaacaaattaaaagttttagaacaaTATTATATATTGGGTATTGGGttaaagtttatgaactatAATAAGTCTCGATTCGGGAAATGAATGATGTTGTTTGGCAATCGACACACTACTAGCTTGATGCCGTTTAACTTGGCGATTGAGCTTTTTACAAAAGGGATACGTGCATTAGAAGtactaaaacttattatgaaaacgcaattaaatcttaaaatttttaaaaagtgtaattaagttctaaaagtTGTcacgaaaattcaattaagtcttaaaactttcaaaaattttaataaaattctaaaacttatctcgaaagtgcaattgagttttaaaactttcaaaaagtataatcaatgGAATGACTTAGATTAAACcactttgataagttttagaacctaattgcactttttgaaagttctaatatttaaattatattttgtgatgaattttagggcttaatgatattttttcaaaattttagaattaaattgcattttcatgataaattttaagatttctaTTGTATTTTATTCTTTACAAAACGTGCGAGACACGTGGCAATCTCCACTCGGCCCACTTCGAAATTCGTCGATTCTCCAGAGGAATCCATTGACGGCGAaaacacacacactctctctctctccctccctctcttccctccCCCGTCTCGCGGTGCTCagcgccgtcgtcgccgccgccgccgccgccagcctCGGAGCACCGTCATGGCTCGGGCTCCGGCCAAACATGGTCGCGATCAAGCTCTGGttcgtgctctctctctctcacgctctTTTGCTCTTTCGCGCGCTCGGCGTAAGGCGAACAGAGGACTGCGTTTTGCAGCTGGCGATCGAGTGTTTCTCGATGTGCATTGCAGCTTCGGGCTTTCGGCTTTTCGGCTTTCGGTTGCTCTCTAGGGCGGCGATTGTTTCGAGTGATGGATGATGTGGGGTCGGTTCTTGGTCCGTCTCGAGCAGCTAGATTCTTCCGCCTTGATTCGTACTTGCAATTTCGAGCGATTGAACTGGGACGGCGGGTTTCGTAGGGTTTAGGGAATTGGTTCTCTTTGATGTTGGGGCAACGTTCCTGTGCCTACTTGCGACCTCGCGAAgacgtcctttttttttttttttgggctttctGGAGCCTTGGTTTCGTTGCGCGTTAGAAAAAGATCGTTGCTTTGGTGGGTCTCATTGTAAGTTCTTTGTAAAATTGGTATGTTGAAGGAGTTGGGGATCATGGGTAGCTGCTGTTTTTTCGCATGTACTTTGCTGGTATAGTAGCTGTTCAGTTGATTTCTCTCTTGCCATTTTCTTTGGCCACTCCACCAGGATTTCCAGGGATTTTTGAATGACTTGCAGGATTGGGAACTTTCACTCAAAGACAAGGACAAGAAAATAAGGCCAGACAAGGTATAGTGTTACAGTGTTATATGTATTGACATGCTTATAGACTGTATGCTTGAATGATGGTATATCCACTCATTTTCCTCCCTTCTAAACTTCCCAAAAGGTTTGCAAAGTTTTGGGTCCCAGATATATATGCAACAGATGGGTAGTACATAAATTGCGCTTAGGCACTGATCTGATGTTCTCTGCTTGAGTGATCAAGTGGTTGACATGTTAACATGCATTCTTTATGTCTTCTTCTATGTTTGGAGGGTATACAAGACATTCTGTTGCATTTTGTATTGGGGAGGAAACTGATCTGTACTGGCTTTGATCTCATTTTGTGAATATCAAGAGGCATAGCCAGCATTCgcttgatatatattttggaGATTGAAGTTATGTTACTGAAGTGTGTGTGAACATGTATGGAAAAGCTTTGAGAGCATATAAATGGTCAAGTCTTTCATTGGTGCTTTTGCAGGAATCACCGTCATCAATGAAAGGATATCCTAGTGTGGATAAAAAATCAGGAATCAATCTCAGTGGTAGCGCAAAGAGTCTGGGAGGTGGATTCTCAACAGAAGAGTCTGCTCCGGATGCTGCTTCAGAAAAGGAGCTGGTAGGAATTCTCCTCTTATGATGCTTTAATAATCAACAGTTGTTGTCTCTAGGTATGTGAAGTTAGCTTCACATGCTATTTGTCTGATTGATGCCCTCAATGACAGGGTAATGAGTTCTTCAAGCAGAAGAAATTTAATGAAGCTATTGATTGCTATTCAAGAAGCATTGCCTTTTCACCAACTGCAGTAGCTTATGCAAACAGGGCAATGGCCTATCTCAAGATCAGAAGGTATAGAGTGAGGTTGTCGGTCCATGTGACAATATATCTATTTCATAGCTCTACACTACTATTACTACTTCTATCACCACCACTAGTACTATTATTATTGTTCTTTGGGCCAGACTTCCCCCTTTGAGTTCTAAATTTCTCTATCATGAGAGAAATGCACATATATTGCAGGAAAGGGGAAATTCTCTGATAAGTCATAACGTAGAAAATCAGAGAAGGAGCATATTAATTGGCTTTCTTTCCTGTCATTATTTCCTTGGTGCCTTAGGTTCAAAGAGGCGGAGGATGACTGCACAGAGGCCTTAAATTTAGATGATCGATACATAAAAGCATACTCACGCCGAGCAATGGCAAGGAAAGAACTTGCAAAATATAAAGAATCACTTGAGGGTATGTGAGCCAATATAATGTCATGTCCATTGACTTGAAAAGATTGTAGACTGGtgaatttaatagaaaacataGTTGGTGCCGATGATGTTCCTGTTATATATTCTTGAATCTTTACATATGATCTGCCAGGCCGGGTATATTAATCACAGCTAACTGCAGATGCCGAGTTTGCTCTTCGGTTGGAGCCACAGAATGAAGAAGTCAAGAAACAGTATTCAGATGCAAAATCTTTGTATGAGAAAGTACGCAATTGGCCTCTATCTTATGTTTTTGGCATGTAACTTCTGTCACTGAATCCTTTTTAACCAGTATAACTAGATAAAAATCACAGAAGATGGTCAAGAGCTTCAGGAAGTAAATTATGCATTTAAAACTACACCTTGATATCATAtcctagaaaaaagaaaaaaagcaattttGGGTTCTACTGGCACCCAGGCATAGAAGgtcttcttttttgttaagTTTGTTTTGTATAACCATTTCCAATTCAGCAttaaaattagttggatggCCCATTCTAGGAGATTCTAAAGAAAGCAACCGGGGCATTGAGAAGCTCTATTCAAGGTCCTCAGAAATCAGGGAAATCAGAAAAGGGATGCCACTCATCCTCTGTCAGTAACCAGCGGACAGAAGCAGCTGCAGTTCAAGATCATAGCAAGGTATGAACTTTGTATTATTTCCAGTGGAGTTGCAATTATTTTGTGAACTTTGTGTGATTGCAAGAATTTAGTAAAATTAGTTATCTTTTGTGAGGTTGATTGTGTGAACATTGAGAGGCTTTTGGAGTAGATTGCTAAGGAACATGGTTGCATTGGTAAAGTCTCTGACATCTGTTGaactgattttctatttttttctgaaagaaaaaaagaaagtggttTCTAGCTGGGAGTGGGGGTAGAAAACCAGAAACAAATTGAGCAAGCTAGGCAAGGATCTTCATTATATATAAAGACTGACCCATTTCTGCAATTCTAGAATGCCTCCAACAAAAGAATGCACAGGAACACAGGATGTGAAAAACGACCTTCCTTTTTGACCTTTGATTTGTGGGGTGGGGAAAGGGCTGGTTCATCTTCACCTTTATGACTTTTCAAAGTTTAAAAGAAgagggttctgtttcttttttaccTTGACGAAACTCTCGAACTAGTAGAGGGCAAGGAGTACCATTTGTGTCAGTTGCTCTGGGCATAAAACAATTGTGCATAAAGACATGGAGTCACTGCTTCAGCTTAAACCATTTGACAACTTATTCTGTCAAGTGGAGCTGCAAGAAACAAGAGTATGCCAAGAATTATGAGTACTCAGATTTTCTACTGATTGTTGAGCAGAATATAATTGGGTCTTAACTCTGTCATCAGATCTTTATACctcaaaatttcatattcttcCAATTGCATATTTGATCATTGGGAAATCCAATGGCATTGATGGCATGTTTGAGAATGTAGTCTGTCAAGTGGAACTGCAAGAAACAAGAATATGCCAAGAATTATGAGTACGtggattttctattgattgttGAGCAGAATATAATTGGGTCTTAAATCTGTCATCATATCTTTATACctcaaaatttcatattcttcCAATTGCATATTTGATCATTGGGAAATCCAATGGCATTGATGGCATTTCTGAGAATGTAGTCTGTCAAGCGGAACCGCGAGAAACAAGAGTATGCCTAGAATTATGAGTGCTTGGATTTTCTACTGATTGTTGAGCAGAATATGATTGGGTTTTAAATCTGTCATCATATCTTTATACctcaaaatttcatattcttcCAATCGCATATTTGATCATTGGGAAATCCAATGGCATTGATGGCATGTTTGAGAATGTAGTCTGTCAAGCGGAACCGCAAGAAACAAGAGTATGCCTAGAATTATGAGTGCTTGGATTTTCTACTGATTGTTGAGCAGAATATAATTGGGTTTTAAATCTGTCATCATATCTTTATACCTCAAAATTTCATGTTCTTCCAATTGCATATATGATCATTGGGAAATCCAATAGCGTTGATGTCTTGTTTGAGAATGTAGTAtgagtcttcagactttagatGGTTTGtgaatttgcttcttttgtgaaAATATGAAGCAATCTTTTTCCAAGCATCATGAGTTGCTGGATTTtttgtaaataaataatataaaaggagagagagacccCGAATGTAATTCTGGTTATTTCTACACCTTTGACAGGAGCACAATGGGCCAGTGTCCTTGAAGCCTTCCATCCACATCGAggaaataaaaagcaaaagcaataAAGCTAGAATTGAAGATGACTCCAAGAAGACTTTCAAGGATGTCAATGGTTCTGTTGTAGAGAAATCTAAGGTCCTCCTATAAGCTCTCTTGCTTTTTCGTTTGACCCTGGaacattcataaaaatattctatggtgcttttgccctttttaaattttctttttccaaaaatgtCTTGTATTATGCCTGGCTTGTGCACAACTGAAAATTTACACACTGGAATTATTGACTTAGttttgtactctctctctctctccctcggtgAATCTTCAGGGACATGAGAGATCTGGAAAGCAAGAACTGAAGGTATCAGTGCAAGATCTTGCTACTCGAGCAGCTTCTCGAGCTATGTCTGAAGCAGCTAAAAATATCACCCCACTGAATTCAGCCTATCAGTTTGAGGTTTCTTGGCGAGGATTCTCTGGCGATCGTTCTCTACAAGCTCGTCTATTAAAGGTTCTTGTTATCATTTACCTTTGTAATTATATCCATTAACTAATTGTTCTCGTTTATTAAAGGTTCTTGTTATCATTTAGCTTCATAATTATATTCATTAACTAATTGTTCTTGTAGAATCTTGAATATGCTATTAGTTAAAAGTTTGGTTTGCTCTACTAATTGGTCCCTTCTGGGACGCTCAGTACTTAGTCCATGGCATGAGTGTGGTCTTTAACACTCACTTCCTTTCATTAGGTAAGAAATTGGACAGAAGATCATTTTCTGGGTAAATACGTGGCTTTAATGaacttttggaaaaagaagacaGTCCTTA
The nucleotide sequence above comes from Eucalyptus grandis isolate ANBG69807.140 chromosome 2, ASM1654582v1, whole genome shotgun sequence. Encoded proteins:
- the LOC104428246 gene encoding RNA polymerase II-associated protein 3 isoform X1; its protein translation is MARAPAKHGRDQALDFQGFLNDLQDWELSLKDKDKKIRPDKESPSSMKGYPSVDKKSGINLSGSAKSLGGGFSTEESAPDAASEKELGNEFFKQKKFNEAIDCYSRSIAFSPTAVAYANRAMAYLKIRRFKEAEDDCTEALNLDDRYIKAYSRRAMARKELAKYKESLEDAEFALRLEPQNEEVKKQYSDAKSLYEKEILKKATGALRSSIQGPQKSGKSEKGCHSSSVSNQRTEAAAVQDHSKEHNGPVSLKPSIHIEEIKSKSNKARIEDDSKKTFKDVNGSVVEKSKGHERSGKQELKVSVQDLATRAASRAMSEAAKNITPLNSAYQFEVSWRGFSGDRSLQARLLKVTSPGSLPQIFKNALSAPLLVDIIKCVATFFTEDVDLAVNYLDNLTKVPRFDMIIMCLSSEDKADLLRLWKDVFCSEATPIEHAETLDNLRAKYCLKQ
- the LOC104428246 gene encoding RNA polymerase II-associated protein 3 isoform X2 produces the protein MARAPAKHGRDQALDWELSLKDKDKKIRPDKESPSSMKGYPSVDKKSGINLSGSAKSLGGGFSTEESAPDAASEKELGNEFFKQKKFNEAIDCYSRSIAFSPTAVAYANRAMAYLKIRRFKEAEDDCTEALNLDDRYIKAYSRRAMARKELAKYKESLEDAEFALRLEPQNEEVKKQYSDAKSLYEKEILKKATGALRSSIQGPQKSGKSEKGCHSSSVSNQRTEAAAVQDHSKEHNGPVSLKPSIHIEEIKSKSNKARIEDDSKKTFKDVNGSVVEKSKGHERSGKQELKVSVQDLATRAASRAMSEAAKNITPLNSAYQFEVSWRGFSGDRSLQARLLKVTSPGSLPQIFKNALSAPLLVDIIKCVATFFTEDVDLAVNYLDNLTKVPRFDMIIMCLSSEDKADLLRLWKDVFCSEATPIEHAETLDNLRAKYCLKQ